One region of Streptomyces rishiriensis genomic DNA includes:
- a CDS encoding histidine kinase produces MNGEESSTRSERAALAPTGPARFQRLRKPLRDGFGASRSAGAAPRRRGWRLLRLPGYVVVCWISLGIALAATDQMGRYDLGTELGVLTGFAQGAAVALALWRPVPAWALSLAGVFVAAVSARPALVGHPLPGPPWPWNTSEVLAHALVLLFLALRMRARVSFAALTATAVTTWLIQGLIGGGAYTSTGLTAVAVFGAVVLVGAAFRGLGEARTQLVEQETITAEERGRRTLLEERNRIARELHDVVAHHMSVISIQAQVAPHLVDNPSEELKENLAGIRKNALEALGELRRVLGVLRSENPEDPYGLGAAGTGAAPDTPQPTLDRLDALMENTRAAGLDVVATVEGEAPVYPPGVQLSAYRIVQEALSNALRHAPGSQVRVEVVHHARGLYLEVTNSRPREPVPPSPGAGHGLLGMRERAVMLGGHVNAYPTLHGGFAVSAFLPQDGAAAPHDGPDAFAASRSAEDSADPGVPEGLELVFPDDPDDPDDPDDPDHQDDQDDQDDVHDVGAPPPTGEGTP; encoded by the coding sequence GTGAACGGCGAGGAGAGCAGCACCCGGTCCGAGCGCGCCGCCCTCGCACCCACCGGCCCGGCCCGCTTCCAGCGCCTGCGTAAGCCGTTGCGCGACGGCTTCGGCGCGTCCCGCTCCGCGGGAGCCGCCCCGCGCCGGCGCGGTTGGCGTCTGCTGCGGCTGCCCGGGTACGTGGTGGTGTGCTGGATCTCCCTCGGGATCGCGCTGGCCGCCACGGATCAGATGGGCCGCTACGACCTGGGCACGGAACTGGGAGTGCTGACCGGCTTCGCGCAGGGCGCGGCCGTCGCCCTCGCGCTGTGGCGGCCCGTCCCCGCGTGGGCGCTGTCGCTGGCCGGCGTCTTCGTCGCCGCGGTGTCCGCCCGGCCGGCCCTGGTGGGGCACCCGCTGCCGGGTCCCCCTTGGCCGTGGAACACCAGCGAAGTCCTCGCCCACGCCCTCGTGCTCCTGTTCCTGGCGCTCCGCATGCGGGCCCGGGTGTCCTTCGCGGCGCTGACCGCCACCGCTGTGACGACCTGGCTGATCCAGGGCCTGATCGGCGGGGGTGCCTACACCTCGACGGGGCTGACCGCGGTCGCCGTCTTCGGGGCCGTCGTGCTCGTCGGCGCCGCCTTCCGCGGTCTCGGCGAGGCGCGCACCCAGCTCGTCGAACAGGAGACGATCACCGCCGAGGAACGCGGCCGACGCACATTGCTGGAGGAGCGCAACCGGATCGCGCGCGAACTGCACGACGTGGTCGCCCACCACATGTCGGTGATCTCCATCCAGGCCCAGGTCGCCCCGCACCTGGTGGACAACCCGTCCGAGGAACTCAAGGAGAACCTCGCCGGCATCCGGAAGAACGCCCTGGAGGCGCTCGGCGAGCTGCGACGGGTGCTCGGGGTGCTGCGCTCGGAGAACCCCGAGGACCCCTACGGACTCGGCGCGGCCGGCACCGGAGCCGCACCGGACACACCGCAGCCCACGCTCGACCGGCTCGACGCCCTCATGGAGAACACCCGCGCCGCGGGGCTGGACGTGGTCGCCACCGTCGAGGGCGAGGCGCCCGTGTACCCGCCGGGCGTGCAGTTGTCGGCGTACCGGATAGTCCAGGAGGCGCTCAGCAACGCCCTGCGGCACGCGCCGGGTTCCCAGGTGCGGGTGGAGGTCGTCCATCATGCCCGGGGCCTGTACCTGGAGGTCACCAACTCCCGCCCGCGCGAACCCGTGCCGCCCTCCCCGGGGGCGGGGCACGGTCTGCTCGGGATGCGCGAGCGGGCGGTCATGCTGGGCGGCCATGTGAACGCCTATCCCACCCTGCACGGCGGATTCGCGGTGTCGGCTTTCCTCCCGCAGGACGGCGCGGCCGCGCCCCACGACGGCCCGGACGCCTTCGCCGCCTCCCGGTCCGCGGAGGACTCCGCGGATCCCGGTGTCCCCGAGGGCCTCGAACTCGTCTTCCCGGACGACCCGGACGACCCGGACGACCCGGACGACCCGGACCACCAGGACGACCAGGACGACCAGGACGATGTGCACGACGTGGGCGCCCCGCCCCCGACAGGAGAAGGAACCCCATGA
- a CDS encoding response regulator — MTTGGTIRVLIADDQEMVRQGFTVLLNAHPGIEVVGQAVHGLDAIAKVDELAPDVVLMDIRMPELGGIDATQRITLAHPHIKVLVLTTFDLDEYVYDALRAGASGFLLKDASADRLAEAVRVVAAGDALLAPVITRKLIAEFSRLDGKPRAPLKERVGDLTERETEVLTLIAQGLSNAEIADHLFVAEQTVKTHVGRILVKLGLRDRTQAAVFAYESGLVRPSGY; from the coding sequence ATGACGACCGGCGGCACCATCCGCGTACTGATCGCCGACGACCAGGAGATGGTCCGGCAGGGCTTCACCGTGCTGCTCAACGCCCATCCGGGCATCGAGGTGGTCGGGCAGGCGGTGCACGGCCTGGACGCCATCGCCAAGGTCGACGAACTCGCCCCGGACGTTGTGCTGATGGACATCCGCATGCCCGAGCTCGGCGGCATCGACGCCACGCAACGCATCACTCTCGCGCACCCGCACATCAAGGTTCTGGTGCTCACCACCTTCGACCTCGACGAGTACGTGTACGACGCGCTGCGGGCCGGGGCCTCCGGCTTCCTGCTGAAGGACGCCTCAGCCGACCGGCTCGCCGAGGCCGTCCGGGTGGTGGCGGCCGGCGACGCCCTGCTCGCCCCCGTCATCACCCGCAAGCTCATCGCCGAGTTCTCCCGTCTCGACGGCAAGCCCAGAGCCCCGCTGAAGGAGCGGGTCGGCGATCTCACGGAGCGCGAGACGGAGGTGCTCACCCTGATCGCGCAGGGCCTGTCCAACGCGGAGATCGCCGACCACCTCTTCGTGGCCGAACAGACCGTGAAGACGCACGTGGGCCGCATCCTGGTGAAGCTGGGGCTGCGGGACCGCACCCAGGCGGCGGTGTTCGCGTACGAGTCGGGGCTGGTGAGACCCTCGGGGTACTGA
- a CDS encoding sensor histidine kinase encodes MTETTQTHTTRPDDPDDSYEVYRPRSPEFRAAVGALRGLREDLFHEAFAYRPLPRKERGGRVLGRLKGRRREYAAWSRHAMVGAAGVLAMLIGWADAQGSGLGLLIGLLALAPVLLTLVRPVGAFWLSLAGTTVVAVIGTTYTEWPWLPGSFAAHLIVLTVVAIRTRPRTAAWMWMLTAAYGFVAETVFSWGHYFTNVAPMLVFSALLLLAVTVWHIRRQAEEKVTAQQTVTAHERSRRTLLEERTTIARELHDVVAHHMSVVAIQAEAAPYRVENPPPELEKAFATIRENAVAALTELRRVLGVVRAEDYEVPDAPQPTLAELDGLLGNVREAGLEVEKTVTGAVRELPQGVELSAYRIVQEALSNTLRHAPGAGARVEIGYVLGGLGLRIVNGAPPNPSLIKPSPGAGHGITGMRERVGMLNGEMTAEPTPAGGYEVTVFLPVPAASESGT; translated from the coding sequence GTGACAGAGACGACGCAGACGCACACCACGCGCCCGGACGACCCGGACGACTCCTACGAGGTCTACCGGCCGCGCAGTCCGGAGTTCCGGGCGGCCGTGGGCGCCCTGCGCGGCCTGCGGGAGGACCTCTTCCACGAGGCCTTCGCCTATCGCCCGCTGCCCCGCAAGGAGCGCGGAGGCCGCGTCCTGGGCCGCCTGAAGGGCCGCAGGCGGGAGTACGCGGCCTGGTCCCGGCACGCGATGGTCGGGGCGGCCGGCGTCCTGGCGATGCTGATCGGCTGGGCGGACGCCCAGGGCAGCGGCCTCGGTCTCCTGATCGGACTGCTCGCCCTGGCCCCGGTGCTGCTGACGCTGGTGCGGCCGGTCGGCGCGTTCTGGCTCTCGCTCGCGGGGACCACCGTCGTCGCCGTCATCGGCACCACGTACACCGAGTGGCCCTGGCTGCCGGGCAGCTTCGCCGCCCACCTGATCGTTCTGACGGTCGTGGCGATACGCACCCGCCCGCGCACGGCGGCGTGGATGTGGATGCTGACGGCGGCCTACGGCTTCGTCGCCGAGACCGTCTTCAGCTGGGGCCACTACTTCACGAACGTCGCGCCCATGCTGGTCTTCTCGGCGCTCCTCCTGCTCGCCGTCACCGTCTGGCACATCCGCCGGCAGGCCGAGGAGAAGGTCACGGCCCAGCAGACGGTGACCGCGCACGAGCGCTCCCGCCGCACCCTGCTGGAGGAGCGCACCACGATCGCCCGCGAGCTGCACGACGTCGTCGCCCACCACATGTCGGTGGTCGCCATCCAGGCCGAGGCCGCCCCCTACCGGGTGGAGAACCCGCCCCCGGAGCTGGAGAAGGCCTTCGCCACGATCCGGGAGAACGCGGTGGCGGCTCTCACGGAGCTGCGCCGGGTCCTGGGCGTGGTCCGCGCCGAGGACTACGAGGTCCCGGACGCCCCGCAGCCCACACTCGCCGAACTGGACGGGCTGCTGGGCAATGTGCGGGAGGCGGGCCTGGAGGTGGAGAAGACGGTCACCGGCGCGGTGCGGGAGCTGCCGCAGGGCGTGGAGCTGTCGGCGTACCGGATAGTCCAGGAGGCGCTGAGCAACACCCTGCGCCATGCTCCCGGGGCGGGCGCCCGCGTGGAGATCGGCTATGTGCTGGGCGGCCTGGGGCTGCGCATAGTCAACGGCGCACCGCCGAACCCGTCCCTGATCAAACCCTCGCCGGGCGCCGGCCACGGCATCACCGGGATGCGGGAGAGAGTCGGCATGCTGAACGGTGAGATGACGGCGGAGCCGACCCCGGCGGGCGGCTACGAGGTGACGGTGTTCCTGCCGGTGCCCGCCGCGAGCGAGAGTGGAACATGA
- a CDS encoding response regulator, whose translation MTIRVLIADDQMMVREGFSVLLNAMPDIEVVGEAVNGREAIDRVRELAPDVVLMDIRMPELNGIEATREIVAADGSAKVLVLTTFDLDEYVYQALRAGASGFLLKDASARQLADGVRVVAAGEALLAPSVTRRLITEFSKLSDTPRLSPTAQAAYGELTERETEVLVLIAQGLSNLEIAGRLVVAESTIKTHVSRILVKLGLRDRTQAAVFAYEARLVTPG comes from the coding sequence ATGACGATCCGCGTACTGATCGCAGACGACCAGATGATGGTGCGCGAGGGCTTCTCCGTCCTGCTGAACGCGATGCCGGACATCGAGGTGGTGGGTGAGGCGGTCAACGGCCGGGAGGCGATCGATCGCGTCCGTGAACTCGCGCCCGACGTGGTCCTGATGGACATCCGGATGCCGGAGCTGAACGGTATCGAGGCGACGCGGGAGATCGTGGCGGCGGACGGCTCGGCGAAGGTCCTGGTACTGACGACCTTCGACCTGGACGAGTACGTCTACCAGGCGCTGCGCGCGGGCGCCTCGGGCTTCCTGCTGAAGGACGCGTCGGCCCGCCAACTGGCCGACGGAGTGCGGGTGGTGGCGGCCGGCGAGGCGCTCCTCGCCCCGTCCGTCACCCGGCGCCTGATCACGGAGTTCTCCAAGCTGTCCGACACCCCGCGACTGTCGCCGACCGCGCAGGCGGCCTACGGCGAGCTGACCGAACGGGAGACGGAGGTGCTGGTCCTCATCGCCCAGGGTCTGTCGAACCTGGAGATAGCCGGCCGGCTGGTGGTCGCGGAGTCGACCATCAAGACCCATGTGAGCAGGATCCTGGTCAAGCTGGGCCTGCGGGACCGCACCCAGGCAGCGGTCTTCGCCTACGAGGCCCGGCTGGTCACGCCGGGCTAG
- a CDS encoding DUF397 domain-containing protein, with protein sequence MTEVVSTFWKSSYSGQEGNCVEVAVTATGGRAVRDSKEPHGPLLTVSGEGWRAFVQQF encoded by the coding sequence GTGACCGAGGTCGTAAGCACCTTCTGGAAGTCGTCGTACTCCGGGCAGGAAGGCAACTGCGTGGAGGTCGCAGTGACAGCCACCGGCGGCCGTGCCGTCCGCGACAGCAAGGAGCCGCACGGCCCCCTCCTCACCGTCTCCGGTGAGGGCTGGCGCGCCTTCGTTCAGCAGTTCTGA
- a CDS encoding helix-turn-helix domain-containing protein, translating into MPAGGRPTVRSRRLGAALRRYRQAAKLDQPQAAEVIAAHQTRVSRIETGHVIARPIEIRAMLKAYGVGDPDVREKLEALARHSKNRGWWLEHAAHLRPDYLDHIALEDDATYIRDWQPVLVPGLLQTPAYAKAVIIGGPNYVASERVEQLVKVRTGRQAKIEEGGASYAAILWEAVIAHPLVDISVHRGQLSAILEIGKRKNVTVQVLPFSAGAVAGTTYAFSSFSFESEPTVEAVTMENLRGTSILEAPEDLAAYANAYDQLRSAALSPDASARLIRSALQSTKEGAS; encoded by the coding sequence CCGGCAAGCGGCCAAACTCGACCAGCCGCAGGCAGCCGAAGTGATCGCAGCCCATCAGACCAGGGTCAGTCGCATAGAAACAGGCCACGTCATCGCACGACCCATCGAGATCCGGGCCATGTTGAAGGCGTACGGCGTGGGTGACCCAGACGTCCGCGAAAAACTCGAGGCGTTGGCACGGCACTCGAAGAACCGAGGCTGGTGGCTCGAACATGCCGCGCATCTGCGACCGGACTACCTCGACCACATCGCCCTGGAGGACGACGCAACCTACATCCGCGACTGGCAGCCCGTTCTGGTTCCCGGCCTCCTGCAAACTCCGGCCTACGCGAAGGCGGTCATCATCGGTGGCCCGAACTACGTCGCTTCGGAACGTGTCGAGCAATTGGTCAAGGTGCGTACGGGTAGGCAGGCCAAGATCGAGGAAGGCGGTGCCTCGTACGCGGCCATCCTCTGGGAAGCGGTCATCGCGCACCCGTTGGTCGACATCAGCGTTCACCGCGGGCAGTTGTCCGCGATCCTGGAGATCGGAAAGCGGAAGAACGTCACGGTGCAGGTACTGCCGTTCAGCGCCGGAGCTGTTGCGGGCACGACTTACGCCTTCTCCTCCTTCAGCTTCGAATCGGAGCCGACGGTCGAAGCAGTGACGATGGAGAACCTGAGGGGTACCTCCATCCTCGAAGCACCTGAGGATCTTGCCGCTTACGCCAATGCATACGACCAACTACGATCGGCAGCACTGTCACCGGACGCCAGTGCGCGGCTCATTCGAAGCGCACTGCAAAGCACCAAGGAAGGCGCATCGTGA